DNA sequence from the Pomacea canaliculata isolate SZHN2017 linkage group LG7, ASM307304v1, whole genome shotgun sequence genome:
aagacaagcaggaaagtagcaataatcGGAAAAGGAGGGAAAGGTATAAAAACGGACAAACATTGTGGGAAATGGTCTACGACAAATGTTTAAGGAAGAGTTTGTTTTCCGTAGATGTTTAAGGGAGTCAGTAGAGGTTAGGTGGCGAGTATGGAAAGGGAGAACGTTGCGTTATTTCGATGCATTTAACTAAAAATCATGTGTCCATATGTTTTGATAACAAACAATGGTCGTCAAAGAGCAAAGTTGTCTAGTTGGGACTAAAGAGAAATTCAAAGAAATAGCCATGAAAGTTTCCTGCCAAggaattaaaacacagcacagacagtttacACTTGATGCAATGACAGAAAGGATTAACACCGATCCGTTTCCTAGTTCTAAATTCTAACCCTGAATTATAACAGGCAGAAACAGTTGAAAGtttctaaaatcttttgtcACCACGAATATTATGTGTaactgcatgcaggacaaacagattGACGCCGTTAATCGTTTATTCGGTTGTGTGATTTCTGCGTGTGAAGCCGATGTGatcaattacaattacaattacaattctttatttacgaggggtaaataAGCACCTAACCCTTTTTTCATTTAGCCCTcaccctttacagggaaggaaattaactatataaatgaagtaattaagcatgatagaaaaaattgtagtaaacataaagaagggtggatatgtacaaggtgatggttaagaagataatttacaaggtcacctggagttgggaggaatctctagaagcctcatctatatgtcttgtAAGTGTTTAGACAGATGGAACGAGGAGATCAGGAACGAGGCGGCGTAAACGTCGCTTGTctccacactgacaacaacGACAGTATTATCGACACATCAGTGCTTCTTCCTGCTAACGATGCTCGGCTTTACGGCTGAAACTTGTGATAATACAAAAGATTTTTCCGAAAATTCCGCCATAAGCTCCTGAGATTATTAGCTGTCAGAATCGTAAAGCCAACAACATAGAGCAAATAATCAAGTAGGGACAAATGTTGGTGCAACGAAATGTCTACGATACACGAAAGGCATTTTAATTTACATCATGATCCCCTTTGTAAGCCAGACTagtagttttattgttttattattaaatttttttttgtcttgaacGGACACCTTTGATCCTGAATTCTTACTATCTAGATTCTGCagcaaaacaaacttgaaataaacaaaaggaaaacttcCATacgagaaaaaacaaacaccgaAAGGAAACTCCTTaaacacagagaaataaaacaaaaaagtgaggAATGACAGgataaataatacagaaaagcaTATACATTGACTATCTACACATATCACAAACACTTGCAAGAGATAAATATTAGCCAGTTCAACATAAATTCGACCACGATGACCTCCCAAAGTGTATTAACTTAAGTCTTGCTGTAATATTAAGAATACAATCAGTCTCAGCAACACTCTGACGTAACCACCTCGAGAAAATACAGATTAACTGTCCGCAATCCTAGCAATTGAAGCTCTTGACATAACATAAGCTAACACACATAAAGAGGGAAGAGAGATGACACTGGTCACCAAACGAATGACTAACATGTCCATGAACAGTTTTACTGTCTCTCGTGTTAAAGATATTTCCTAGAGTTCATTGTCTATGTTCCACCATGTAAATGATTCCACTCGGACTgtaacaacatcctaaataagcTTAGAATGACGTAACATGACATCACATTGCATAATAGCGTCATGCACACGTCATCCAGAGTTCATTGCGTCAGTGTCTGATGTAATGCCGTGCTACTGCCAGGCTGCTGCTGAAgtaagctgacgtcagcagtgttCTATTTATAGTCCAGTCAGACATGTTGagcatttcaaatatttgagaCTATTTCAGGATACAGACTTTGTTAGAAATCACTCGCGACTGTTGCTGTAGAAGGTAGCAGATGGCGCTGCTCTTAGATCAACTGCGTCCCTAGGGTCGGTACCAGTGGGATGCAGGTCAATTCCCTTCATTAACCCAGCTGTGGAGCGGACACCTTAGAGAGCTGAGGAAAGTACGGTACAATGGAGGAAAGGTAATCATCCTTACAAAAAGTTGGCTGTAAGATAATCAACGTCTCGCATATTCCTGCGAGCATGTACTGAAGTAGCAGTATTAGAAGCAAGAACTCCGTGTGCTACAAACGTCAATAGAtaaaattttccattttattttttaaaaatattatagatACCTGCAAACTATAATTGCTAGTCTGCACAAAATTGTTTCTCATATTTTGCTACTGAACCCCACGCAACGTTTGCTCCTTAAACAACTTGTGTGTAGGACTGTCGTCAggtatgtatgtgcatgagaAAATACAGTTACTTTTTTCTTGTGGACAATCAGACCCCGAGGTTGGCTTATATGCCACAATATCACCATCAAACAGTTAATATATAGATCCCAATGAAAGACCTTTTGTACGCAATTCTGGTTGCTTCTGACTTCATATCTAAACTTTACAATTATTGACCACAATAGGTGTATGAAGTTTTCTTCGACCCGCTACTTTTAgcagccaacaacaacaaaccagaaTTTCCAACTTTTCATGCATGATAATATTGTGAATACGTGTAAAAATGCAGACGAGCCGTTAAACAAAGCTGtgcaaatatttctgtaaaacactCTTTCCTTATGTTTCGGACAAAGTAACCAATAATAAACATTGCAAGTTAACTAAGATTTGTAAACTTTTACACCTGTCATGATTAATACCGAGCAGAATTAAAAGCTCCTATCTTTTTTCTGAAGAAGTTTACAACCAGATCTCTGGGGAATTCGAGAACAAACTAAAGTACACCAagtaacataattttattttaatttgtgttgCTACAAAGGCCTTAGAATACAGTCGTCGGTTTTGTTCTTCCTCACATGATATTTTGAGAGCAAATGAGCGTCTGATAGGCACAGTGTACATTAAATATGTAGTGTAAGCGTCTCAGAAAGACAGTATGAATTGTATTAATCTGCGACATATACCTGTCCATATTACATTTTGAGGTAGTTTCCTCCCAAAaagactccgaaaataaatgaaagtgaaTAACCCCATACATATGTGTGCGAGATATTAGGGCTATGTAAAAGTACACCTGCACCTATTATCGTGACAGGATGTGAAACAAGCGCTTGGCCATAAAATTAAGAACCAATCAGACAGCTGGGTTTATACGTTAATTAGGCCtatctttaaactgtttaattgaCAGCGAATGTCCATATTTTACGATAACGATTAAATACATTTGTATTGtcttgaaatgttttagtgTCTGTATGTGAGCAAACACCTGGATGCATAGGTTATATTGACAAATTAACTATTAACACGCCGAATTATTCTTCTTTTCACAAAAACAGAGGGAtagaatactttaaaaatatcctTTACCCGTTAACTATTAAGGAAAATCCTTTTCCCGTTATTAACATCCTTGTTGTCTGACTTTAAACATCCACACTGCggtctgtgctcagtgtcagctttccagccagactctcctcacatcctcgtcttcctgcaagacatcgcagctaacatcatgatgcgctcagtcctcagtgtctgtgtgatgtttactcttcTACTACAAGGTTTGAGTAAGTACTCAATTACACTTTGTCTTAATATCGTTATGCTATGATGCTGCAAGAAGACCATGCCAGCCCGTGTAGTACTCGTGAGATGACCGACCTTTACAGCATCAGTAAAGTCAGCGGCTTAACCGTCGTTAACATCACAACATTACTGAGAACCCTAATTAACTCTTGAACATCTCTCCTTCAGATTTTTAGTGTATCACAGCATTTAAACCTGTGCATATGGGGCAGCAGATAAACATCATTGCGATGTTTGTGGTGACGTGCGTTTAATaagattttctttctgtgatcCCATGAGTCGGTGTCCTTTGTTATTTATATCTTAGACATAGTTACAATGTAATATAGAGAGGTTTATATAAAGCAAGTAAGGCGCTTCCTCTGatgcagtgatgcccaacctttttcagcctgcgggccatacacttttccgacatgcgtgtcacgggccgcttcaccgcaaacatacaaaaacaaaaagaagaaaaaaatagagcagataccatttttattagaaataagttgtacttaccattaattatgtagtaattagttggatatttgaagttgtttacccgaaaccaacttctgaatatccgactgcatcgtagagacaccaagtcggagcactgaatcgaaatgttcgtccatcgaaaaaaagattgagagacgcccctacggagggataaataattcttcttccctttttttcgtttttttaggtctttttttttattactaacatgccgattttctGCATTTTGGGGAGAAGTTTCGCGGGACGGATGGCACCGCGgaccgtaggttgggcatccctgctctgatgtatgaaatgtctaatacatttacttattcattatacaatagaaaaaatgtttgttactgTTAGTTACAGTTGTTTTCATTAATTTGACATGATAGTGTCTTGCGTAAATCAACAGAGAAACAtacttgttttgatttttaagtATGTATGTAATAAGATTTGCTGTAGCTCATTACCAATTCACTTTCATGGTTGATTAGATGCACAGCTGCAAGTCCGGCTTGTGAATGGAACTGCCCCGTGGAATGGCGTCCTTGAGGTGTTGTTCGAAAGAACATGGCGCACAGTCTGTAGAAAGAAGTTTAGGAAACAAGATGcacaggtggtctgcaggatgctgggcttcaacacgtgtgtaatgttttgtgattttatGCTTATAtgtagtgcaattttttttcatgttatattcATGTTATATTCACGGTAAACAGATAATATACTACAGTTTCTAAAGCGGTGATTTTACTTTCGTCTTATTCTAACCTTTGAGTTCCATACCAATTCGAGGTaacctttttctttaagatacaataagaaaatataatgaTGCAGAAACACTTGTGTGTCTGCGTGtaagtgtgtgatttgtttacaaacattaaaacgGACAATTAAGTAATATCAAAAGCAAGTagacagaaaataatcaaacaagTTCATAAATCTTTCGTTTGCACTGTTTATTGAACAACTAAGTCTATAATTAACGacagataataaaagcaatgcGCCTGCAAGTATAtgcaaattgtttttcaaaaaaagtgttgattttGAATGCGACTTGTAAGTATatatgaaaaagtatttttgtcgGTACattcaatagaaataaaagcagacaaatgcacaaacatgccTTTTGTCAAACAGGTCGCAAGTTTATACCGCGTCCCTATATAGGTACAGTATGAACTTCAACAGGATCAGGTTTGACAACCTGGGGTGTACAGGCAACGAGACCAGCTTAGATAAGTGTAGTCATAGAGTCCACACCTGCCGCTATTTCTGGGCCTCCGGGTCCACTGTCATTGGTATCACCTGCAACTCACGTAAGAATCTGTTGTTTctattctgttgtttgctgtgtcaCATTATGTATCCTGAATGAAGAACAAGAAACATTGACCCATTTACcattttttatgcaaaaattTCTTACAAAAGAGATATCAAGCATGCAGGAATATCTAGAGATTAGGTAAAACACCTGGTGTATtttaacaacaattaaaatgttaggACTTAACAATATAGCAACGCCTCTAAattatataaatgatttttgtctttttgctgatatagaaactgttttgtctgcACAGATACTGAAGTGGCAATACACATATCGGCAAACTTATAAAGATAGTGAATATCTGACGGCTTGTTACAGGAAACATACAGGTGAGATTGAGGACCATGCAACCTAACAGACGTCATGTACACATAGACATCGGAGTTGGTCGTTGGGGGCCAGTGTGTGTGTCGTCTAACAACACTGCCAgggtcgtctgtagacagctcgGCTTACCATGGTAAGTTCTTTTCTCCTGTTAGTGAACGAGTCTGTGAAATGACGATGAATACATTCTACTGAAATTACACAGTTTAAGGGAATGAACTATCAGCCTTGCTAATCATTAAATGCCGATtttgaaactttacattttacacacacacagatgtaacAAAATAGATCTTATATGTTTATATAGTGGAATAAATAAACACCTGTAATATAGTTGTTATGTTCTTATTAAGAGTATATCTATCTACATAAATACTGATCTATGAATGCAGACTGTTGTCATTTGAATTATGCTatgatctatttatttatctaataGCATACAAGTTCTTCTGAATTAAAAGTACCTCTGTACCTGAAGCTTTTTAATTAAGAATTAATTATTATCAGAACAATTGTTTTAAGCAAAAGGTATTTTGCAATGTTTAGGCTTGGTGCCAGGACGTTTCTAGATAAATACTTTACGGTCCCTGGTGATTTGTCATCTTGCCTTGGCAATGAGACTAGCATCGCTGAGTGTCAGCATGAGGTGTCTATTGACGGAGACTGCCCGGATTACAACATCACTTGCACTGActgtaagaactttttttttataaaagtaaaactcatCAACGTCATTAATGTGTATGTTAAGTTtaacaaatgaaatgtttttttttcatattgactacagaaaaaatatttctagtcaCGTTCGACTGTCTGAAATCTTTTCCACAAATGCAGTAAACTAAAGGGATGCaactttccatttaaaaaaagaccgcTACTACTGCCTCTGTAACAatccatgttttattttgtttattgtattttaatttaaaattcttattataatctaaatattttttaagatgcACTCGGTGATAAGTCTTATCtatatattttaccttttcCTGCATGTTTATGATAAATCTGTCTAAcccttactttttttctgtcacttcattcagtaatgtTAAGGTTTAGTTTTAGTCACACCTTATATCATTTTAGGAAcctgatgaaaagaaataatcaatATCTTTTATGTGAAATTAGGAAAATATGTTAACTGATTAGAAAAAACTAAAAGCTTTACTTTTTAGATGacttgaggaaaaaaagagggtatggaaataatatttatttttgctgaagaggcgattgttttttttaaatttttagttaCGAGACATGTAGCTATATATAATTACCTGTTTTGCTTAAGAACAAGTAAGAGTGGTGAGACAGGACGTATTTAGCAACATCTTTCTGCAGAGagaaattaatatttactttaatttcAAGTGCTTTTTTAACAGCTCTTGTCAACATCaatacaaacagtagcagatatcctttaatggaggaaaaaaatgctactttaaagtgtgagaGCAATAGCGCGTCTGattaataaagtacacgtggccagaaaatgcaggcgttccctgatggcagtagcctgatcatcagtAGAGTGACCAGAACATAATGGAAGCAGATGAGTGTGAGGCGATTGTACAGTGATATGAAGTTGTCTCcatgacacactgcaattacagtttactgtgagtattgtgatccaatgacaataaatgtgtgtgtggacgtgcaATAGCGTGAACTGTCAATATAGATAGTAACTTTGTTTGAAAGGAAATGTCattaaacatataaaatgaAGATTAAGACCCTTGTCTGACTGAATCGGCGGGATGTTCTACGAATCACGTGGTATCGGCTTGTatacagatcgcccggttatcagcATAACAGGGAGTgacaatcagggtcagccactgtccacctactctgaggtcatcaagggtcacaatgtgacgtttggttgacgctgacagcaacccgcctcctgcttctatcacggtcagggaaagtaaacagcactactggagctacacatcatagcgagcacagcagacgacacacaacGGTAAACTACAACCGTACCGGGgtggtcactgagacagttgatgatgatgatcgtctCCACTGAGAGCATCTGACCAGCTTGCTTTTATCGTTAAAGGTATCCTTATCTTCACCTCTctatatttttccttcttttactcTATCTGATGTTTGctttaataacacattttataaagtaaatttttatcTGTTCATACATTTACACTTATCTCAACGAATTTAAGTGTAGATGTTAAATATATGTAACAATATAGCTAGTATATCTTTGTTTGAATAGATCGTTTTAAATAGAGCAGTCAGACATAAATTGTTGGCTTTTAGTTGCTACTCAGGCAAACTTCGTTGAATGTTGCGAACAATTTCACGTGTTTTAAACAGCTCCTGTCACCATCCacacaaacagtagcagatatccgttaatggaggaaacaaatgctactttaaagtgtgagaGCAATAATCAGTCTGGTTTAATAAAGTACACTGCCAGAAATGCAGGGGcggggttccctgatggcagtagcctgatcatcactagagtgaccagggaacatcatggaagccgagtgaggtgtgaggcgatgtacagtgatgatgaagttgtctccagtgacacactgcaattacaggtttactgtgagtattatAATCCAACGGCAATGAATCCTGTGGAAATACTCGCTAAATacggagtaaaaaaaaaatgagaataggTTACTGATGAAAGTTCTTTATGCACAAGCTGCTATTAGTTGATTTTTTCCCGTgcctctgtgtttgtgtgtctatgaAAAGCTGTGAATAGGTGTCAAcagaattgttttgttttttttcggtttAAGGGAAACACTTAAGTCTGATGTATATATGATATGTGCGACGAATCACGTGCTATCTGcatgtttacagatcgcccggttatcaggataacacggagtgataatcagggtcagccactgtccatatactctgaggtcatcaagggtcacaatgtgacgtttgtgtgtgacgctgacagcaacccgcctcctgcttctatcacgtggtcagggaaagtgaacagcactactggggagctacacatcatagcagcacagcagacgagaCACGACGGtaactacacctgtaccgtggtcactgagacagttGATGACGATAATCTTCTTCCACTGAACGCATCTTCTGAAATTACATTTATCGTTAACGGTAttatctttaacttttttctcgttcttttgtttttgcttgtgttAGCACACATGGAACGGAAATCGCTTGTATTTGTCCACACAGCttaattaatttgaaaaaaaaaactaagtttaGATCGAAATGTCTGGAAAAAGTGTACGGTTTATACTTAGAACATGTAAGAAGCAGTATAACATAAGATAAACTGGTACTTTTTCCTAcgaaggacatttttttttaatttaatgtatttttaacagtttctgtcaacatccTAACAAACAGTACcagatatcctttaatggaggaaacaaatgctactttaaagtgtgagagcaatgagcggtctggtgtaataaagtacacgtggccagaaaatgcaggcgggttccctgatggcagtagcctgatcatcactagagtgaccagggaacatcatggaagccgagtgaggtgtgaggcgatgtctagtgatggtgaagttgtctccagtgatacactgcaattacaggtttactgtgagtattgggaTCAGACGACAATGAATGCTGTGAAAATGTGCAGTCTTATTAAGCGTTTCAAGTTAAATATTCGCTAAATAcggacgaaaaaaaaagtcactagGCTACTGATGGAAGTGGTTTCTGTACAAGCTGCCATTAGTTGATCTTTTTTTcgtgcgtgcttgtgtttgtatgtgtctaTGTAAAGCTCTGAACAGGTGTCAACAGAAatggttatttttgtttaaagggagatggcaaaaaaaaaaaaatgtccactcTCAGACAGCTTCGTCTGATTGAATAGATGACATGTGCGACGAATGACGTGCTATCGGCTTGTTTtcagatcgcccggttatcaggataacacggagtgataatcagggtcagccaatgtccacctactctgaggtcatcaagggtcacaatgtgacgtttgtgtgtgacgctgacagcaacccgcctcctgcttccatcacgtggtcagggaaagtaaacagcactactggggagctacacatcatagcagcacagcagacgacacacgacggtaactacacctgtaccgtggtcactgagacaattgatgatgatgatcgtctaCCACTGAGAGCATCTGACCAGATTGCTTTAATCGTAAAAGGTATTAATATCTTTACCCTTTCCTCAAAGATACCCATTGTATATTATCTGCCAGTGATAAGGGATAATGCATTTACAAATATAGTCTTTATcgcttttttggttttgtttgttaaaatgtCATAGAAAGAATGTAGATTTTACTCATTATGTAACAATTTTCTCTTGATATTTGTAAGTGTTTATTGAATAAGCGTCGTAATAAGCACACGTGACATAAATTATACAGGGAGGGTAGTTAAAACACttttagattattattttttcttacctgCATATTTACACTACTTAATTTGCTATAACAACATATtactaaaataattattaaaatccaAGGGTCTAGTCCTGGTAAACCTGTAGTAGTAGATGGAGTTAAAAGATATTATACACTGTAGAGTAAAAAGCACTTAGCAGTTTATCACGTTTAGAGTTcttcagaaaaagaagagagagacaggaaTTGAGTTCATTGGAGCCGCATTTTGCTACAAGAGTAGATGAAATACCTTTATGTTTGATTAATTTGAGCGCATattgaaaaaagtagaaagttaattattttcataatgtcttgtgcttatttatgtgtctgtgtaccCCTGTATAACCCTTGCAACACCCTTAGCGGTACGCGTACCACCGGTTGTGAACCCCGGGTGTACACGGCTTAGTCACCGCCTTGAGGACATACTGCCGGGGTCAGTAGGGGTCACATACAGCATCAAAGCATTGACTGCTCAGGGCAACTCTTTGCACACACCACTACCATTTGATTCgtaaaacacacgcacacactcacatataacacacacacactcacatatagcacgcgcacacacacaaagaacatgGTGTACCGATGCTGTCACACGCCTGGAGACACACCGCGgaattctgacattttttccgATTTTTTTAACTCCGGTCATTACAACCACTAACATTTAAAACCTCTCAGACGTGGTTGCTCTGAGTGAAGGCTGGGATCTGACGACCGAAGTACATCTGAGGTAAGTAGTTGCAGCAGTAAGTAATCTTAATAAAAGACTTTGTGGACTAGTACTTCATTTTGTAAAGCAATAGAAACTAAACCGCTGATGTCATTCACTGTATTACCATAAGAACATGATGtgaattttgtgtgtaaaagcttagtgtgaacattttttattattgcttctaGTATTGCTTGGCTGTGTGTTTATATCTGGAGAATACGCATCTCAGGAGAATATGCATGTTGGAAAAGTAATCAAGTACAATATTTTGGTGGAGGACAGGGTAGGCATGACATTGcaattgctttattttaatagcaTCGTGCATTAACCGATATTGTTTAAGGACGGATAGGGAAAATCAGTTACTCTTCAAACACAACAGTGctgaaaaaagataataccaCAGTAATTAAAATTACAACACATCGAAAAGTAAAAGTTTTGTCattaacagaaaacattttagatTACTGATCTTTATAAACCGTATGAGAAAATTAGTAACAATATTAATTACCCATGAAATAATGTCATATTTCACAGCATATATAGAATCTTCCTTTTTAcatgataaaataatatgaacaaATTCTTGTATTATAGGCGCCACTTCCCTTGCTTATCTTCTGTACTGACTTCAATAATGTATATAAGGAATTTCAAATACTTAtcaaacatgaatttttttcagttcatcATCTACCACAGCGCCAGTAGAAGAGATGAGTAAGTCTGGAttattactaattattattaataaaactaTATGCAttgagtaaagaaaaatatattgtttttttttttaaataagaggAACTACTAATAATGCTTGGAAATTTAAGGACAATCGGCGTAGACGTAAGGTAGACCTCAACATTTAACATCGTCGGTGAATATAGACGAACCACTTTATCCCTGGTTGTTTGCTAGCTCAACATAAACAgattaatgaaatttttaaaagataaattatgtttgaattttgcatgtaagtaaaaaaatgcacatgaaAGCACACGACGGAAAACACCTACCCACACAGACTTACACACAGAACCGAGGTAGAGATTTATAGATGTGCATAGTATTCTTAATAGGAAACAAAAACCTTAGTGATTACTTTCctcttctttgtttctgtgtggaCACAGTTAAACTTGTGCAAGTGAACTAGTAGATATGCCGTTGGTTTGAAATATTGTATAAGGTAACATGGAGCACAGTCTGCAGAGATTGTTTTGGGGAAGAAGAAGCCATTGGGGTCTGCAGGATGCTTGGCTTCGACgggtaacattttgtttataatactAAAATTTGTTAGCTCAAAGGTAGGCTTACAGTTCACATTTAT
Encoded proteins:
- the LOC112567611 gene encoding deleted in malignant brain tumors 1 protein-like — protein: MMRSVLSVCVMFTLLLQGLNAQLQVRLVNGTAPWNGVLEVLFERTWRTVCRKKFRKQDAQVVCRMLGFNTSQVYTASLYRYSMNFNRIRFDNLGCTGNETSLDKCSHRVHTCRYFWASGSTVIGITCNSRNIQVRLRTMQPNRRHVHIDIGVGRWGPVCVSSNNTARVVCRQLGLPWLGARTFLDKYFTVPGDLSSCLGNETSIAECQHEVSIDGDCPDYNITCTDSLVNINTNSSRYPLMEEKNATLKCESNSASD